One window of the Thunnus albacares chromosome 3, fThuAlb1.1, whole genome shotgun sequence genome contains the following:
- the sclt1 gene encoding sodium channel and clathrin linker 1 isoform X2: MEAEVEFLRDQVHRLNSALSQYQYGHRTQSTSSQVEEARRAESPAPWISDRSIMAPLIAEYDRHMDEMTEQLQKYQVSMTEVKVKLERLVKENERLHAELRESVERQLHAMPVASGVEGSTLEEEAVIRNLQEQVQLSEQERVQAMELWQTAAQELDRLQQVYQKTISDGQIHDAQRQQLKDQLVQFQQHTHKLQVANQKLESTNQQFLKTMTEQSTEMEELHSQHRQAKAELRMATAKVDEMTKLLQNVQDQIQRREEDVAEAQGREEAADRRLQQLQSALSQLEARLKAASQEAEAVRREQTVWERKVGELQARCTTLEEEKYEALAKVRESVQVAEEAALQKDQALLREKQKTEELEKTKEAIKQLIQDAAVRTRKEECADKESQIERSLRERKAVEEELEKVYKEGRAEPEFRKIDALHQRCLDAERMKEDMSITLQSTQNKLKNIEMDYSEELSRCQEEVRRLQGSLATARDDCVGVSEERLQLQQENLQLRREMDELRKATLLVQKKAKQQVSQMEQEYSLKEQGLDARVRELEESSRSSSADLTRLLTAQQKSTQRWKEEAKNLVQAFETKIASLKAELNRQKQRSHELEIQLETDHNAIAEYERQLAEYQEKTNRLQRRLTQAEQRASTATQQLTMLASQRRKTAMVDPETL; encoded by the exons TCCACAGGTTAAATTCGGCTCTCAGCCAATATCAATATGGACACCGCACTCAATCCACATCATCCCAG GTTGAGGAGGCAAGACGGGCAGAGTCTCCTGCTCCCTGGATCTCTGATAGAAG TATAATGGCTCCTCTGATAGCTGAGTATGATCGGCACATGGATGAAATGACTGAACAACTGCAGAAATACCAg GTGTCGATGACAGAAGTCAAAGTGAAGTTGGAGAGGCTTGTCAAGGAGAATGAAAG ACTGCACGCAGAGCTAAGGGAGTCTGTGGAAAGGCAGCTTCATGCCATGCCGGTGGCTTCAGGAGTGGAGGGAAGCACATTGGAGGAGGAAGCAGTCATTAGAAACCTTCAAGAACAGGTCCAGCTGTCTGAACAG gAACGGGTACAGGCCATGGAGCTGTGGCAGACAGCAGCACAGGAGCTGGACCGTCTCCAGCAGGTCTATCAGAAGACCATCTCTGATGGACAGATCCACGATGCTCAAAGACAGCAGCTCAAG GATCAGCTTGTTCAGTTCCAGCAACACACGCACAAACTCCAAGTGGCCAATCAGAAACTGGAATCG acaaaccaGCAGTTCCTGAAGACGATGACAGAGCAGAGCACGGAGATGGAGGAGCTACACAGCCAGCACAG GCAGGCCAAAGCTGAGCTAAGGATGGCCACAGCCAAAGTGGATGAGATGACCAAACTTCTGCAGAATGTGCAGGACCAGATACAGAGACGG gAGGAAGATGTGGCAGAGGCTCAGGGTCGAGAGGAGGCAGCAGACAGACGACTCCAGCAGCTTCAGTCAGCCTTGAGTCAGCTAGAGGCCAG ATTAAAAGCTGCATCTCAGGAGGCGGAGGCAGTTCGCAGAGAGCAAACTGTGTGGGAGAGAAAGGTTGGGGAACTCCAGGCGCGTTGCACTACCCTGGAAGAGGAGAAGTATGAGGCCCTGGCCAAAGTCCGAGAGAGCGTTCAGGTGGCTGAGGAGGCTGCACTGCAGAAGGACCAG GCCCTGttaagagagaaacagaagacagaagagCTGGAGAAAACAAAGGAGGCCATCAAACAGTTGATCCAGGATGCTGCAGTCCGCACCAGGAAAGAG GAGTGTGCAGATAAAGAGTCTCAGATTGAAAGGTCCCTGCGAGAGAGAAAAGCCGTAGAGGAAGAACTGGAGAAG GTGTATAAAGAGGGCAGAGCAGAGCCAGAGTTCAGGAAAATTGATGCCCTTCACCAGAGGTGTCTAGAtgcagagaggatgaaggaAGACATGAGCATCACTCTGCAAAGCAcccaaaacaaactaaaaaacatAGAAATGGA CTACAGTGAAGAGCTGTCCAGGTGCCAGGAGGAAGTGCGGCGGCTGCAGGGCTCTCTGGCTACAGCCCGGGACGACTGTGTCGGCGTCAGTGAGGAGCGGCTCCAACTGCAACAGGAAAACCTGCAGCTCCGCAGGGAGATGGATGAGCTGCGCAAGGCCACCCTGCTGGTCCAAAAGAAGGCCAAACAACAG GTGTCGCAGATGGAGCAGGAGTACAGCCTGAAGGAGCAGGGACTTGACGCACGGGTGAGGGAGTTGGAGGAAAGCAGCCGAAGCTCTAGTGCTGATCTGACGCGCCTCCTCACAGCACAGCAGAAAAGTACTCAGCGCTGGAAGGAAGAGGCCAAGAACCTGGTTCAGGCCTTTGAAACGAAAATCGCAAGTCTCAA GGCAGAGCTGAATCGGCAGAAGCAACGTTCACATGAATTAGAGATACAACTGGAAACTGACCACAACGCCATCGCCGAG TATGAGAGGCAACTAGCAGAGTATCAAGAGAAGACTAATCGTCTGCAGAGACGACTGACACAGGCTGAACAAAGAGCATCCACTGCTACACAACAG tTGACTATGTTGGCGTCCCAGCGAAGGAAAACAGCCATGGTTGATCCAGAGACTTTATAA
- the sclt1 gene encoding sodium channel and clathrin linker 1 isoform X1, producing MEAEVEFLRDQVHRLNSALSQYQYGHRTQSTSSQVEEARRAESPAPWISDRSIMAPLIAEYDRHMDEMTEQLQKYQVSMTEVKVKLERLVKENERLHAELRESVERQLHAMPVASGVEGSTLEEEAVIRNLQEQVQLSEQERVQAMELWQTAAQELDRLQQVYQKTISDGQIHDAQRQQLKDQLVQFQQHTHKLQVANQKLESTNQQFLKTMTEQSTEMEELHSQHRQAKAELRMATAKVDEMTKLLQNVQDQIQRREEDVAEAQGREEAADRRLQQLQSALSQLEARLKAASQEAEAVRREQTVWERKVGELQARCTTLEEEKYEALAKVRESVQVAEEAALQKDQALLREKQKTEELEKTKEAIKQLIQDAAVRTRKEVDNVRKQCNVQIHRMAEELSALQLECADKESQIERSLRERKAVEEELEKVYKEGRAEPEFRKIDALHQRCLDAERMKEDMSITLQSTQNKLKNIEMDYSEELSRCQEEVRRLQGSLATARDDCVGVSEERLQLQQENLQLRREMDELRKATLLVQKKAKQQVSQMEQEYSLKEQGLDARVRELEESSRSSSADLTRLLTAQQKSTQRWKEEAKNLVQAFETKIASLKAELNRQKQRSHELEIQLETDHNAIAEYERQLAEYQEKTNRLQRRLTQAEQRASTATQQLTMLASQRRKTAMVDPETL from the exons TCCACAGGTTAAATTCGGCTCTCAGCCAATATCAATATGGACACCGCACTCAATCCACATCATCCCAG GTTGAGGAGGCAAGACGGGCAGAGTCTCCTGCTCCCTGGATCTCTGATAGAAG TATAATGGCTCCTCTGATAGCTGAGTATGATCGGCACATGGATGAAATGACTGAACAACTGCAGAAATACCAg GTGTCGATGACAGAAGTCAAAGTGAAGTTGGAGAGGCTTGTCAAGGAGAATGAAAG ACTGCACGCAGAGCTAAGGGAGTCTGTGGAAAGGCAGCTTCATGCCATGCCGGTGGCTTCAGGAGTGGAGGGAAGCACATTGGAGGAGGAAGCAGTCATTAGAAACCTTCAAGAACAGGTCCAGCTGTCTGAACAG gAACGGGTACAGGCCATGGAGCTGTGGCAGACAGCAGCACAGGAGCTGGACCGTCTCCAGCAGGTCTATCAGAAGACCATCTCTGATGGACAGATCCACGATGCTCAAAGACAGCAGCTCAAG GATCAGCTTGTTCAGTTCCAGCAACACACGCACAAACTCCAAGTGGCCAATCAGAAACTGGAATCG acaaaccaGCAGTTCCTGAAGACGATGACAGAGCAGAGCACGGAGATGGAGGAGCTACACAGCCAGCACAG GCAGGCCAAAGCTGAGCTAAGGATGGCCACAGCCAAAGTGGATGAGATGACCAAACTTCTGCAGAATGTGCAGGACCAGATACAGAGACGG gAGGAAGATGTGGCAGAGGCTCAGGGTCGAGAGGAGGCAGCAGACAGACGACTCCAGCAGCTTCAGTCAGCCTTGAGTCAGCTAGAGGCCAG ATTAAAAGCTGCATCTCAGGAGGCGGAGGCAGTTCGCAGAGAGCAAACTGTGTGGGAGAGAAAGGTTGGGGAACTCCAGGCGCGTTGCACTACCCTGGAAGAGGAGAAGTATGAGGCCCTGGCCAAAGTCCGAGAGAGCGTTCAGGTGGCTGAGGAGGCTGCACTGCAGAAGGACCAG GCCCTGttaagagagaaacagaagacagaagagCTGGAGAAAACAAAGGAGGCCATCAAACAGTTGATCCAGGATGCTGCAGTCCGCACCAGGAAAGAG GTGGATAATGTGCGTAAGCAGTGCAATGTTCAAATCCATCGCATGGCCGAGGAGCTGTCTGCACTGCAGCTG GAGTGTGCAGATAAAGAGTCTCAGATTGAAAGGTCCCTGCGAGAGAGAAAAGCCGTAGAGGAAGAACTGGAGAAG GTGTATAAAGAGGGCAGAGCAGAGCCAGAGTTCAGGAAAATTGATGCCCTTCACCAGAGGTGTCTAGAtgcagagaggatgaaggaAGACATGAGCATCACTCTGCAAAGCAcccaaaacaaactaaaaaacatAGAAATGGA CTACAGTGAAGAGCTGTCCAGGTGCCAGGAGGAAGTGCGGCGGCTGCAGGGCTCTCTGGCTACAGCCCGGGACGACTGTGTCGGCGTCAGTGAGGAGCGGCTCCAACTGCAACAGGAAAACCTGCAGCTCCGCAGGGAGATGGATGAGCTGCGCAAGGCCACCCTGCTGGTCCAAAAGAAGGCCAAACAACAG GTGTCGCAGATGGAGCAGGAGTACAGCCTGAAGGAGCAGGGACTTGACGCACGGGTGAGGGAGTTGGAGGAAAGCAGCCGAAGCTCTAGTGCTGATCTGACGCGCCTCCTCACAGCACAGCAGAAAAGTACTCAGCGCTGGAAGGAAGAGGCCAAGAACCTGGTTCAGGCCTTTGAAACGAAAATCGCAAGTCTCAA GGCAGAGCTGAATCGGCAGAAGCAACGTTCACATGAATTAGAGATACAACTGGAAACTGACCACAACGCCATCGCCGAG TATGAGAGGCAACTAGCAGAGTATCAAGAGAAGACTAATCGTCTGCAGAGACGACTGACACAGGCTGAACAAAGAGCATCCACTGCTACACAACAG tTGACTATGTTGGCGTCCCAGCGAAGGAAAACAGCCATGGTTGATCCAGAGACTTTATAA